Proteins from a genomic interval of Clostridium scatologenes:
- a CDS encoding NAD(P)/FAD-dependent oxidoreductase — protein sequence MSNKYDIAIIGTGPAGLSAAINAKIRNKKVILFGIKELSNKLLKAPKINNYLGFYDVTGEQLKGKFQKHIEAMNIDIVNEKINAVYAMGSHFTLMVNEKMYEAKSVILATGMEYTKPLKGEEEFLGRGVGYCATCDAPLYRGKTVTIIGYNREAEEEANYVAELTSKLYYVPMYEGKYNLSDTIEIIKDKPIEIKGEDRVKNLMMKNKDIITDGVFVLKDSVSPNQLVPGIEMQNGHIKVDIDMKTNIAGCFAAGDCVGKPYQYIKAAGQGQIAALNAVAYLDSLK from the coding sequence ATGTCTAATAAATATGATATAGCAATAATAGGTACAGGACCAGCAGGATTATCAGCTGCTATAAATGCAAAAATCAGAAATAAAAAAGTTATATTGTTTGGTATTAAAGAATTAAGTAATAAGCTGCTAAAAGCACCAAAAATAAATAACTATTTGGGATTTTATGATGTTACAGGTGAACAGCTAAAAGGTAAATTTCAAAAGCATATTGAAGCTATGAATATAGACATAGTAAATGAAAAAATAAATGCTGTATATGCAATGGGATCACACTTTACTTTGATGGTAAATGAAAAGATGTATGAAGCAAAATCTGTTATTTTAGCTACAGGCATGGAATATACAAAGCCATTAAAAGGTGAGGAAGAATTCTTAGGTAGAGGAGTGGGATATTGTGCCACTTGCGATGCGCCATTGTATCGAGGTAAAACTGTTACTATCATAGGATATAATAGAGAAGCGGAAGAAGAAGCTAATTATGTAGCAGAATTGACTAGTAAACTTTATTATGTGCCTATGTATGAAGGGAAATATAATTTAAGTGATACTATTGAAATAATAAAAGATAAGCCAATAGAAATTAAGGGAGAAGACAGAGTTAAAAATTTAATGATGAAGAATAAAGACATCATTACAGATGGAGTTTTTGTACTAAAGGATAGTGTATCACCAAATCAGCTTGTTCCTGGTATAGAAATGCAAAATGGTCATATTAAAGTAGATATAGATATGAAAACTAATATTGCAGGCTGTTTTGCAGCAGGAGATTGTGTAGGTAAGCCTTATCAATATATAAAAGCAGCAGGTCAAGGTCAAATAGCAGCTTTAAATGCTGTTGCATATTTGGATTCTTTAAAATAG
- a CDS encoding cell wall hydrolase, with product MRKFIFCIIFLLVPSFSPLFNVKAAGSDNIDSTLFKEQDQIVEVFNYSGRKLYVTQKDIHLMAQVVYAESNCEPFEGKVAVASVILNRLKYPEFPKTVEEVITQKSAFSCVKNGSIDVVPDESSYKAVLQALKGNDPTGQAVFFYNPKIATCKWMKGINKKNVKTIGNHVFFVVN from the coding sequence TTGAGAAAATTTATTTTTTGCATAATATTTTTATTAGTACCAAGCTTTTCACCACTATTTAATGTAAAAGCTGCTGGTTCTGATAATATAGACTCTACTTTATTTAAAGAACAAGATCAAATTGTTGAAGTTTTTAATTACTCTGGTAGAAAGTTATATGTAACTCAAAAGGATATACATTTAATGGCTCAAGTAGTTTATGCTGAAAGTAATTGCGAACCTTTTGAAGGAAAAGTTGCTGTGGCTTCTGTTATATTAAATCGTTTAAAATATCCTGAATTTCCTAAAACAGTAGAAGAAGTAATAACTCAAAAAAGTGCTTTTTCTTGTGTTAAAAATGGTTCCATTGATGTTGTTCCTGATGAAAGTAGTTATAAAGCAGTACTTCAAGCTCTAAAGGGAAATGATCCTACAGGTCAAGCCGTGTTCTTCTATAATCCTAAGATAGCTACCTGTAAATGGATGAAAGGTATAAATAAAAAGAACGTTAAAACCATAGGAAACCATGTATTCTTTGTAGTAAATTAG
- the cdaA gene encoding diadenylate cyclase CdaA: protein MELLDMVVNSIRNISIASVMDILVVSYIFYKIYTLIKETRAEQLLKGIILIVLLIPISNFFHLTMLNWILTKTITIGLLSFIIIFQPEIRRALEHLGRTAFNDKHILGNDQVMEEVITEIANSIENLSNSRTGALIIIEQLTGLEDIVKTGTKIDAIVSAALLENIFVVNTPLHDGATIIRNDRIVSSGCFLPLTNNQNINKKLGTRHRAALGISENSDALIIVVSEETGTISLAVNGNLTRGYNKERLKDILIRIMKKRQTRKLTFREQVREWIKRSKITK, encoded by the coding sequence TTGGAGCTATTGGATATGGTAGTTAATTCTATTAGAAATATTAGTATAGCATCAGTAATGGATATATTAGTAGTTTCTTATATTTTTTATAAAATTTATACGCTAATAAAAGAAACTAGAGCAGAGCAACTTTTAAAAGGAATAATACTTATAGTTCTTCTTATACCTATCAGTAATTTTTTCCATTTAACTATGCTGAATTGGATTTTAACTAAGACAATCACCATAGGTTTACTTTCCTTTATAATAATATTTCAACCAGAGATTCGTCGAGCACTTGAGCATTTAGGTAGAACAGCTTTTAATGACAAGCATATATTGGGAAATGATCAGGTGATGGAAGAAGTTATAACGGAAATTGCTAATTCCATAGAAAATTTATCTAATAGTAGAACAGGAGCCTTGATAATAATAGAGCAACTCACAGGCCTTGAAGATATAGTAAAGACAGGAACTAAAATAGATGCAATAGTTTCAGCAGCACTTTTGGAAAATATCTTTGTAGTTAATACCCCATTGCATGATGGTGCAACAATAATAAGAAATGATAGAATAGTATCTTCAGGATGCTTTTTACCCTTAACTAATAATCAGAATATAAATAAAAAGCTTGGTACAAGGCATAGAGCAGCATTAGGCATATCTGAAAATTCAGATGCGTTAATTATAGTTGTATCAGAGGAAACAGGAACCATTTCTCTTGCTGTAAATGGTAATCTAACAAGGGGTTACAACAAAGAAAGACTTAAAGATATTTTGATTAGAATAATGAAAAAAAGACAAACTAGAAAATTAACCTTTAGGGAGCAGGTGAGGGAATGGATCAAAAGGTCAAAAATCACCAAGTAA
- a CDS encoding CdaR family protein — MDQKVKNHQVIIKICCVIASLVLWLYIFNVENPMRETHIVVPVQILNKDLVAKSDLVPVEEDNLTVTLTIRGSASDTYSIKPSDFKLVSDLSSYAVKKGENKIPVEVKSSPSNIRITNNDNLWVKITLDDLKRKTVPVKIIFDGNARNGFYAFKPSVKEKEVTGPKAAVERVKYLSARYSIKDASKDIDANIQLQPSDSSGVIVKDVTVNPSSLKVTIPVKKIKTVSINVKSGIQQNNKGNIKDLVPIEDKIDIAGEEDLISNINSLDTEYVDLNKVYGKDAIEVKLVVPKGVTLVNSSDTVKLKVNLNNKNIQKELSLNIQTINDNSKYSVNLDINKVDIVVSGEENIINNLKVEDIKCSVDLSSIVEGENSIPLNISLPDGVTKVSQSISSVKVTAKKKVLEGKNVN, encoded by the coding sequence ATGGATCAAAAGGTCAAAAATCACCAAGTAATTATTAAGATATGTTGTGTAATAGCTTCTTTAGTTTTATGGCTGTATATTTTTAATGTAGAAAATCCTATGAGAGAAACACATATTGTTGTGCCTGTACAGATTTTAAATAAAGATTTGGTTGCAAAATCTGATTTAGTTCCAGTAGAAGAGGATAATTTGACAGTAACTTTAACTATTAGAGGAAGTGCTTCAGATACTTATTCTATAAAACCAAGTGATTTTAAACTTGTATCAGATTTAAGCTCTTATGCAGTTAAAAAAGGCGAAAATAAAATACCTGTTGAGGTTAAAAGTAGTCCATCTAATATTAGAATAACAAATAATGACAACCTATGGGTTAAAATTACTTTGGATGATTTAAAACGAAAAACTGTTCCGGTTAAAATAATTTTTGATGGGAATGCTAGAAATGGATTTTATGCTTTTAAGCCTAGTGTTAAGGAGAAAGAAGTTACTGGACCTAAGGCAGCAGTGGAAAGAGTAAAGTATCTATCAGCAAGATATAGTATTAAAGATGCTTCAAAGGATATAGATGCAAATATACAACTTCAACCATCAGATTCTTCAGGTGTAATTGTAAAAGATGTAACAGTCAATCCAAGCTCTTTAAAGGTAACTATTCCTGTTAAGAAAATTAAAACTGTATCTATAAATGTTAAATCTGGTATACAACAAAATAATAAAGGAAATATAAAAGATTTAGTACCAATTGAAGATAAAATAGATATAGCAGGAGAAGAAGATTTAATATCTAATATAAATTCTTTAGATACAGAATATGTAGATTTAAATAAGGTATATGGAAAAGATGCAATAGAGGTTAAATTAGTAGTTCCTAAGGGAGTTACTCTTGTAAATAGTTCGGATACTGTAAAGTTAAAGGTTAATTTAAATAATAAAAACATTCAGAAAGAATTAAGTTTAAATATACAAACTATAAATGATAATAGTAAATATAGTGTTAATTTGGATATAAATAAGGTTGATATAGTAGTGTCTGGTGAAGAAAATATTATCAATAATTTAAAAGTAGAAGATATAAAGTGTTCTGTGGATTTAAGTTCAATAGTAGAAGGGGAAAATTCAATCCCTTTAAATATAAGCTTGCCAGATGGAGTAACAAAGGTGTCTCAAAGTATATCATCAGTTAAGGTTACAGCAAAGAAAAAAGTTTTGGAGGGCAAAAATGTCAATTAA
- a CDS encoding NAD(P)/FAD-dependent oxidoreductase produces the protein MSIKINNLNISIDENIEDLKNKVCKKLKISHANIEEFKILRESIDARRKDNIRFNYVVEVKCDKEAKIVARANDKDVKIEKEIYNEEFLFGNKKMKHRPVVVGMGPAGMFAGLLLAEKGYRPIIIERGEKVEDRTNTINKFWTTGQLNLESNVQFGEGGAGTFSDGKLTTRIKDARCDFILDKFVKAGAPEEILYNGKPHIGTDILKKVVKNIREKIIELGGEVRFNSKLQDIIVSNGVLKSIVVNGFEIPSENLILAIGHSSRDTYEMLYSKRIFMEPKAFAIGVRAEHSQQMISEKQYGKYANHPKLKAADYRLTYNTKSTGRGVYSFCMCPGGEVVAAASEEGRLVTNGMSFFKRDKDNANSAIVVSINESDFQGDTPLKGMEFQRHYESLAYILGGGKYTAPVQLIGDFLNDEISTKLGNVRPTYKPGYEFRDLRKCLPHYVVEALKEGFINFDKKIKGFASNDGVLTGIETRTSAPVRILRNENLESISAQGLYPCGEGAGFAGGIMSAAVDGVKVAESIIKKYQPLY, from the coding sequence ATGTCAATTAAAATAAATAACCTGAATATAAGTATAGATGAAAATATAGAAGATTTGAAAAATAAGGTGTGTAAAAAATTAAAAATATCGCATGCAAATATTGAAGAATTTAAAATTTTAAGAGAATCTATAGATGCCAGGAGAAAAGATAATATAAGATTTAATTACGTTGTGGAAGTAAAATGTGATAAAGAAGCAAAAATTGTAGCTAGAGCCAATGATAAAGATGTTAAAATTGAAAAAGAAATTTATAATGAAGAATTTCTTTTCGGCAATAAGAAAATGAAACATAGGCCAGTTGTAGTTGGTATGGGACCTGCAGGTATGTTTGCAGGTCTTTTACTAGCAGAAAAAGGATATAGACCAATAATTATAGAAAGGGGAGAAAAGGTTGAGGATAGAACAAATACTATAAATAAGTTCTGGACTACAGGACAGTTAAATTTAGAATCCAATGTTCAATTTGGAGAAGGTGGAGCAGGAACTTTTTCTGATGGAAAGCTTACAACTAGGATAAAGGATGCTAGATGTGACTTTATTTTAGATAAGTTTGTTAAGGCTGGAGCTCCAGAAGAAATTCTGTATAATGGTAAGCCTCATATAGGAACAGATATATTAAAAAAAGTAGTAAAAAATATAAGAGAAAAGATAATAGAATTAGGTGGAGAAGTAAGATTTAATAGTAAGCTTCAAGATATAATTGTAAGTAATGGAGTTTTAAAATCAATAGTGGTAAATGGATTTGAAATCCCAAGTGAAAATTTAATATTAGCTATAGGGCATAGTTCAAGAGATACTTATGAGATGTTATATAGCAAGAGAATATTTATGGAGCCCAAGGCCTTTGCTATAGGTGTAAGAGCAGAACATTCTCAACAAATGATAAGTGAAAAACAATATGGAAAGTATGCAAATCATCCTAAGCTTAAGGCTGCAGATTATAGACTTACATATAATACTAAGTCTACAGGAAGAGGTGTATATAGTTTTTGCATGTGTCCTGGAGGAGAGGTAGTAGCAGCGGCATCAGAGGAAGGAAGATTAGTAACTAATGGAATGAGCTTTTTTAAAAGAGATAAGGATAATGCTAACTCAGCAATAGTAGTTTCTATAAATGAATCGGATTTTCAGGGAGATACTCCATTAAAAGGTATGGAGTTTCAAAGACATTATGAAAGTCTAGCTTATATTTTGGGTGGTGGCAAGTATACTGCACCTGTACAATTAATAGGAGATTTTTTGAATGATGAAATTTCTACTAAATTAGGAAATGTACGACCAACATATAAACCGGGTTATGAATTTAGAGATTTGAGAAAATGCTTGCCACATTATGTAGTAGAAGCTTTAAAAGAAGGATTTATAAATTTTGATAAAAAAATTAAAGGATTTGCTAGTAATGATGGTGTTTTAACTGGAATTGAAACAAGAACTTCAGCTCCTGTTAGAATATTGAGAAATGAAAATTTGGAAAGTATATCAGCTCAAGGACTTTATCCTTGTGGTGAGGGAGCAGGATTTGCAGGTGGAATAATGTCTGCAGCGGTAGATGGAGTAAAAGTGGCAGAGAGTATTATAAAAAAATACCAACCATTATATTGA
- the ptb gene encoding phosphate butyryltransferase, with translation MIKNLQEVLEKAKNQETKKIAVAVAQDRPVLEAVRDAKEQGISEAILVGDKAKMEAIAAEIKMDLTKFEIVNEENPVKAALKAVELVSSGKADMLMKGLIDTANFLRAVLNKEVGLRTGKLMSHVAVFEISKFDRLIFLTDAAFNMYPELKDKIDIVKNAVTVAHAVGIETPKVAPICAVEVVNPSMQATVDASILSKMNDRGQIKGCIIDGPLALDNALSVEAAEHKGIKGDVAGRADILLMPNIEAGNIMYKTLAYTTESKSGALLVGTSAPVVLTSRNDSHETKMNAIALAALVAHQLKRKK, from the coding sequence ATGATTAAAAATTTACAAGAAGTTTTAGAAAAGGCTAAAAATCAAGAAACAAAAAAAATAGCAGTAGCAGTAGCTCAAGATAGACCAGTTCTTGAAGCTGTTAGAGACGCTAAGGAACAAGGAATATCAGAAGCAATATTAGTTGGTGACAAAGCAAAGATGGAAGCTATAGCAGCAGAAATAAAAATGGATTTAACAAAATTTGAAATTGTTAATGAAGAAAATCCTGTTAAAGCTGCATTGAAAGCTGTAGAATTAGTTTCATCAGGTAAAGCTGATATGTTAATGAAAGGTCTTATTGATACAGCTAATTTTTTAAGGGCAGTTTTAAATAAAGAAGTTGGTTTAAGAACAGGAAAATTAATGTCTCACGTAGCAGTGTTTGAAATATCTAAATTTGATAGATTAATATTTTTAACAGATGCTGCTTTTAACATGTATCCAGAACTTAAAGATAAAATAGATATAGTTAAAAATGCTGTAACAGTTGCACATGCAGTAGGAATAGAAACACCAAAAGTAGCTCCAATATGTGCTGTGGAAGTTGTAAATCCTAGTATGCAAGCGACTGTAGATGCATCAATACTTTCAAAGATGAATGATAGAGGGCAAATAAAAGGATGTATAATTGATGGACCATTAGCATTAGATAATGCGTTATCTGTAGAAGCTGCTGAACATAAAGGAATAAAAGGAGATGTAGCAGGACGAGCAGATATATTATTAATGCCAAATATAGAAGCAGGAAATATAATGTACAAAACTTTAGCTTATACAACAGAATCTAAGAGTGGAGCTTTACTAGTTGGAACGTCAGCACCAGTAGTATTAACATCAAGAAATGATAGCCATGAAACAAAGATGAATGCAATAGCATTAGCAGCATTAGTTGCACATCAATTAAAGAGAAAAAAATAG
- the buk gene encoding butyrate kinase, whose translation MSYKLLILNPGSTSTKIGVYDGENQILEETLRHSSEEIEKYATVYDQFEFRKEVILKVLKEKNFDINTLDGVVGRGGLLKPIASGTYKVNDAMVEDLKAGVRGEHASNLGGIIASEIGKSINKPSFIVDPVVVDELDEAARISGMPEIERTSIFHALNQKAVAKRYAKENGKKYDELNVIVTHMGGGVSVGAHKKGRVVEVSNALDGDGPFSPERTGGLPVGSLIKLCYSGKYTIEEMKKKISGKGGIVAYLNTNDFREVEQKAQTDKKAKLVFDAFILQVGKEIGKCAAVLHGKVDAIILTGGIAYSKAVTAAIKDMIEFISPVVVYPGEDELLALAQGGLRVLSGEEQAKEYK comes from the coding sequence ATGTCATATAAATTATTAATATTAAATCCAGGTTCTACATCTACTAAAATAGGAGTATATGATGGAGAAAATCAAATTTTAGAAGAAACTTTAAGACATTCTTCAGAAGAAATTGAGAAATATGCTACTGTTTATGATCAATTTGAATTTAGAAAAGAAGTTATATTAAAGGTTTTAAAAGAAAAGAATTTTGATATTAATACACTAGATGGAGTAGTAGGCAGAGGTGGATTATTAAAACCAATTGCAAGTGGAACTTATAAAGTTAATGATGCTATGGTAGAAGATCTAAAAGCTGGAGTGCGAGGAGAGCATGCTTCAAATTTAGGTGGAATAATAGCTAGTGAAATAGGAAAATCTATAAATAAACCATCATTTATAGTAGACCCAGTTGTTGTTGATGAATTAGATGAAGCAGCTAGAATATCTGGAATGCCAGAAATAGAAAGAACAAGTATATTCCATGCTTTAAATCAAAAAGCAGTGGCAAAGAGATATGCAAAAGAAAACGGTAAAAAATATGATGAATTAAATGTAATAGTTACACACATGGGCGGTGGAGTATCTGTTGGAGCCCATAAAAAAGGAAGAGTTGTAGAAGTAAGTAATGCTTTAGATGGAGATGGACCATTTTCACCAGAAAGAACTGGAGGACTTCCTGTAGGAAGTTTAATAAAACTTTGCTATAGTGGAAAATATACTATAGAAGAAATGAAGAAAAAGATAAGCGGAAAAGGTGGAATTGTAGCTTATCTAAACACAAATGATTTTAGAGAAGTAGAACAAAAAGCACAAACAGATAAAAAGGCAAAATTAGTATTTGATGCTTTCATATTACAAGTAGGTAAAGAAATTGGTAAATGTGCTGCAGTTTTACATGGTAAAGTAGATGCTATAATTTTAACTGGAGGAATAGCTTATAGTAAAGCTGTTACAGCTGCAATAAAAGATATGATAGAATTTATTTCACCAGTTGTAGTTTATCCAGGAGAAGATGAATTATTAGCATTAGCACAAGGTGGACTTAGAGTACTAAGTGGAGAAGAACAAGCAAAAGAATATAAGTAA
- a CDS encoding 4Fe-4S dicluster domain-containing protein: MAKVTFREERCKGCGHCIEACPKKIISFADRLNVKGYHPANITEEKMKECVACASCGKICPDCVITVEK, from the coding sequence ATGGCAAAGGTAACTTTTAGAGAAGAAAGATGCAAGGGTTGTGGACACTGCATAGAAGCATGTCCTAAGAAAATAATAAGCTTTGCAGATAGACTGAATGTAAAAGGATATCATCCAGCTAATATTACAGAAGAAAAAATGAAGGAATGTGTTGCTTGCGCATCCTGTGGAAAGATATGTCCAGATTGCGTAATAACAGTTGAAAAGTAA
- a CDS encoding 3-methyl-2-oxobutanoate dehydrogenase subunit VorB yields the protein MGEKVLIKGNEAIGEAAIRANCQAFFGYPITPQTEVAAYMSRKMPKIGRVFIQAESEIAAINMVYGAAGTGVRAMTSSSSPGISLKAEGISYIAGAELPCVIVDIVRGGPGLGSIQPAQSDYFQATKGGGHGDFKMPVFAPASIQEMVDLIQDAFDTADMYRTPCMVMGDGMLGQMMEPVEFKERPSKKLPEKNWAANGLNGRKEHNVINSLFLEPETLEKHNEKLQAKYKTIEENEVRYEMFNCEGETDLIIVAYGTTSRICKNVIKMAAKEGIKVGLIRPITLWPFPFEAFEKTVDNTKCGYLSVEMSCGQMVEDVRLASNGRKPVDFYGRSGGMVPDPTDILEKVKSIVGGAK from the coding sequence GTGGGAGAAAAAGTATTAATAAAAGGTAATGAAGCTATTGGCGAAGCTGCCATAAGAGCTAATTGTCAAGCCTTCTTTGGTTATCCAATTACTCCTCAGACAGAAGTTGCAGCTTATATGTCAAGAAAAATGCCTAAAATAGGAAGAGTATTTATACAAGCTGAAAGTGAAATTGCTGCTATAAATATGGTTTATGGAGCAGCAGGTACTGGAGTTAGAGCTATGACATCATCAAGCTCACCTGGAATAAGCTTAAAAGCAGAAGGTATATCATATATAGCAGGTGCAGAGCTGCCTTGTGTTATAGTAGATATAGTTAGAGGGGGTCCTGGGCTTGGAAGTATCCAGCCAGCTCAGTCAGATTATTTTCAAGCAACAAAAGGTGGTGGACATGGAGATTTTAAAATGCCAGTATTTGCACCAGCATCAATACAGGAAATGGTTGACTTAATTCAAGATGCCTTTGATACAGCAGATATGTACAGAACACCCTGTATGGTAATGGGAGATGGAATGCTTGGCCAAATGATGGAACCAGTAGAATTTAAAGAAAGACCATCAAAGAAGCTTCCAGAAAAAAACTGGGCAGCAAATGGACTTAATGGAAGAAAAGAGCATAATGTAATAAATTCATTATTCTTAGAGCCTGAAACATTGGAAAAACACAATGAAAAGCTTCAAGCTAAATATAAAACAATAGAAGAAAATGAAGTTAGATATGAAATGTTTAACTGTGAAGGAGAAACTGATTTAATAATAGTTGCATATGGAACAACCTCAAGAATATGTAAAAATGTTATAAAGATGGCTGCAAAGGAAGGAATAAAAGTAGGATTGATAAGGCCAATAACTTTATGGCCTTTCCCATTTGAAGCATTTGAAAAGACAGTAGATAATACTAAATGCGGCTATTTATCAGTAGAAATGAGCTGCGGACAGATGGTTGAAGATGTAAGACTAGCATCTAATGGAAGAAAACCTGTAGATTTTTATGGAAGATCAGGAGGAATGGTTCCAGATCCTACAGATATTCTTGAAAAAGTAAAATCTATAGTAGGGGGTGCAAAATAA
- a CDS encoding thiamine pyrophosphate-dependent enzyme has product MAIVYENPKALLDVPTHYCPGCTHGIIHKLVAEVIDELGILDKTIGVAPVGCSVLAYNYFACDMFEAAHGRAPACATGIKRTNPDKVVFTYQGDGDLAAIGTAEIVHAATRGENLTGIFVNNCIYGMTGGQMAPTTLPGQVTETTPYGRDPKIAGYPIRVSEMISTLTGACYVERVSVDSVPNIIKAKKAIKKAFQNQLEGKGFSLVEVLSICPTNWGLSPSESMKWLKENMIPYYPLGVKKDNTEEVK; this is encoded by the coding sequence ATGGCAATAGTATATGAAAATCCAAAGGCATTGTTGGATGTGCCTACACATTATTGTCCAGGATGTACACATGGTATAATTCACAAATTAGTTGCAGAAGTAATAGATGAACTTGGCATATTAGATAAAACAATAGGAGTAGCTCCAGTAGGATGTTCAGTTTTAGCATATAACTATTTTGCATGTGATATGTTTGAAGCAGCACATGGAAGAGCACCAGCCTGTGCAACAGGAATAAAGAGAACAAATCCTGATAAAGTAGTATTTACATATCAGGGAGATGGGGATCTTGCAGCAATAGGAACAGCAGAAATTGTACATGCAGCAACAAGAGGAGAAAACTTAACAGGAATATTTGTAAACAACTGTATATATGGTATGACAGGGGGACAAATGGCACCAACAACACTGCCAGGACAGGTAACAGAAACAACACCATATGGAAGAGATCCTAAGATAGCAGGATATCCAATAAGAGTTTCAGAAATGATTTCCACACTAACAGGAGCATGTTATGTAGAAAGAGTATCTGTAGATTCAGTTCCAAATATAATAAAAGCAAAGAAAGCTATAAAGAAAGCTTTCCAAAACCAGTTGGAGGGAAAAGGCTTTTCACTTGTAGAAGTTCTGTCAATATGCCCAACTAACTGGGGATTGTCACCTTCAGAATCAATGAAATGGTTAAAGGAAAATATGATTCCGTATTATCCACTAGGAGTTAAGAAGGATAATACAGAGGAGGTGAAATAA
- a CDS encoding 2-oxoacid:acceptor oxidoreductase family protein, with the protein MASQQIIFAGFGGQGILSMGKFLAYAGMDANLNVSWLPSYGPEMRGGTANCSVILTDEAIGSPIVTKADTIVVMNRPSLEKFEDIVEPNGVIIMDSDLVDIVPKRKDIKVISIPAQTIAEEIGSKKIANMILLGALVKETGIVSIEALLESLKAHGKEKFFESNKNAIQKGIDFVK; encoded by the coding sequence ATGGCATCACAACAAATAATTTTCGCTGGATTCGGCGGACAGGGTATATTATCAATGGGTAAATTCTTAGCATATGCAGGAATGGATGCTAATTTAAATGTTTCATGGCTGCCATCTTATGGACCAGAAATGAGAGGAGGAACAGCTAACTGTTCAGTAATACTAACAGATGAAGCAATAGGTTCACCAATAGTAACAAAAGCAGATACAATAGTTGTAATGAACAGACCTTCTCTAGAAAAATTTGAAGATATTGTAGAGCCAAATGGTGTTATAATAATGGATTCAGATTTGGTAGATATAGTGCCAAAGAGAAAAGATATAAAGGTAATATCAATACCAGCTCAAACAATAGCAGAAGAAATAGGAAGTAAAAAAATAGCAAACATGATACTTTTGGGAGCACTAGTAAAAGAAACAGGAATAGTTTCCATAGAAGCTTTATTAGAATCTCTAAAGGCACATGGAAAAGAAAAATTCTTTGAGTCAAATAAAAATGCTATTCAAAAAGGAATAGATTTTGTAAAATAG